Proteins from a single region of Drosophila biarmipes strain raj3 chromosome 3R, RU_DBia_V1.1, whole genome shotgun sequence:
- the LOC108031458 gene encoding leucine-rich repeat serine/threonine-protein kinase 1 isoform X4 yields MSDSDEDAREEVRQIKHGELRTAVSAGDERTVRVLLAALGTERQIIVNMAPSGANTLLFIACQSGYESITQRLLDAGADGRSHAVTKYSPLYAAVHSGHLGIARLMLDRFPELIQQPTVERWLPLHAACINGHIKLLELLISYSYPDYLYQTYRDEEGQWEWRLPFDANAHDVTGQTSLYIASILGNKQLVGVLLKWQLQCRRTLGDTASSVSTPITPTRKRISFGIQAIMSKLHISGESEGPDDQTAQESTECQRCPINVNLLCGAARETALLAAVRGGHLDVVQSLLQHGANPNIVAKPVEDHNDPKCCEEIYGLSNVPIAEACKQRSLAMLDLLLKHGARDDNGSAIGMAITAGDEAILSRLLARRVHPDSDYKINKKGLPTPVEVNVFLPSTSNISYSAMFPNVPTIIDWHSMGSSVQLSVVRVPWMVSGVLLLNPKLQSHPRLNEVALTAITRIDFSHNVLTAVPQELFHLVSLKYLNVAQNKIIELPAPLGKSYGCPVLDELFLQDNQLTTLPAAIFNLPALSILDVSNNKLQQLPFDLWRAPKLRELNVAFNLLRDLPVPPMQTSSSLLSLDKLQLQPFEEPQSNKPRNMTQQPLTHRNLWSSSLDITDNDMKWQNELDFSDGKTPGVGSSQLSSLNIANNLFTSIPAALPCLAVNLTRLNMSYNSLRSMGHVTSYPATLKQLDLSHNEISCWPSLPRITESDPHLLCYSCVQLPEGREEEQAYKTNSSKGSSSSATSFRASVLKSVCRHRRHLRLEALRTLILADNLLTRIQLSTDDATTLFNESEDADWSVVGVNRSKVIFPNLSMLDMTNNCLKEIPASLHELSSLSVLNISGNVNITELPPHLGLLSRLWNLNTRGCLLQEPLRSMIESKKHKTMDIVGYLKSIYEDAQPYARMKLMVVGVAGIGKSTLLDLLRQGAGSGSSSSSHRSRASENHWAKRMGHARSTSRSHRHSSASSANISTVGVDIGTWICEKRKRAPGSHGPVVFRTWDFGGQKEYYATHQYFLSKRSLYLVLWRISDGHKGLAELLQWLGNIQARAPNSPVIIVGTHFDAVGESISPQKAEQLQQLIREKFIAIPDAEKIGLPRVIDSIEISCRTLHNIHLLANIIYDTAMQLRSPGSKEPMLLQKIPASYIALEDIVNVIACNLRAAGRDPVLDGEQYRRLVTEQMRLHNYKSFRDAAELQQATTWCHENGVLLHYDDATLRDYYFLDPQWLCDMLAHVVTVREINPFAPTGVMKLDDLQLLFRSAQVQGNGNRSYIVSLLNKFEVALTWDSRTLLIPSLLPLQEAATPNSGSTVKLSQRSRGRSLGCSVSQEVNLNNLIYEHRPALTSPSSSAAASQGLRRILLMTYFPSGFWSRLITRILADEQIIEAIRGSYVAAQDYVDFDLRTSLEQDTQWNLWQTGLALYYGPILIFKIWEVPFQNTERTQPFRTNSNRFKLKLDGIWSDVNLSSSSILEVYFPLHDVNISQEVDNRERQMLAELQPHMSQVAKLLALTVDHIDLLLEDWYPSLGTRFVHTSEGRFLITRLVLCPRCLWKLQLQHSNDPADRDLPAMGCNRPSRSSKRGAGAYFLHGVGDPGEDGALNVFSAYLNATARRERRSEDSLNAGSDADSGVGPDSAGSSRNTSVDGHPGYHLPDNSNVCFAWMIEECILSVYNQSKISCPVHLEQSMAQLAPDVIFADIPDKHTIPSECIIKGSLLGRGAFGFVFKANCKVRGARSFKPVAMKMLQPVPPGARAKESALMAFKVAVGKWDRDPLQHSCKAYCTARQELAVLLTLKHPNIVPLVGICIKPLALVLELAPLGGLDALLRQYRRSGAHMGPHTFQTLVLQAARAIEYLHRRRIIYRDLKSENVLVWELPQPHTEDSPRNHVHIKIADYGISRQTAPSGAKGFGGTEGFMAPEIIRYNGEEEYTEKVDCFSFGMFIYENISLRQPFEGHESIKECILEGSRPALTQRETQFPTCCLDLMVLCWHEQPRRRPTASQIVSILSAPECIHLLDVVAMPHSEKIVCGVFQSLVGAGDEELCGLELWLPSFGSRIDILDCTPSGSLLQCNSISCSPQPQVAPPKTPENGAHSRARSAQRLPKMNMLCCCLVGDAIWMGDVSGNLHAYSTSSYAHLFSYMLDPAIKSAVISLVYMERIARVAVGTHNGRVFLVDATQVPSNCAFAEGSFVLTEICSGFVLHAACSVFVDGNYELWCGEIAGKINVFPLNETGVSGHQALCHSEEPNLIEDVKVARMCSNNSHVFSCLYPGCMVYQWGVVSKRIENKLDCSKLLPCSESLQSIAIDEHVNLIKCQISALAAHNTELYIGTTWGCLIVAELHTLRPISVFRPYENEIKSIITLSNDKVPLIATIGRRYRSLISRYVDSAEASSTCSAVSTPTHGAAKLVPPADVDNHIHCLLWRAKHWT; encoded by the exons ATGAGCGACTCCGATGAAG ATGCGCGGGAGGAAGTGCGGCAGATCAAGCATGGAGAACTGCGAACGGCGGTGAGCGCCGGAGATGAGCGGACTGTGCGGGTCCTGCTGGCGGCCCTGGGAACAGAGCGGCAGATTATAGTCAACATGGCTCCCTCAGGGGCCAATACCCTGCTGTTCAT AGCCTGCCAGTCTGGTTACGAGAGCATCACCCAGCGACTGCTGGATGCTGGAGCAGATGGACGCTCCCATGCCGTCACCAAGTACTCACCCCTGTACGCCGCCGTCCACAGCGGACACTTGGGCATCGCCCGCTTGATGCTTGACCGCTTTCCAGAACTCATCCAGCAACCAACAGTAGAGCGATGGCTGCCACTGCACGCGGCCTGCATCAATGGACACATCAAGCTGTTGGAACTCCTTATCAGCTACAGCTATCCCGACTACCTCTATCAGACATATCGCGACGAGGAGGGTCAgtgggagtggcggctgcccTTCGACGCCAACGCCCATGACGTGACGGGTCAGACTAGCCTGTATATAGCCAGCATCTTGGGCAACAAGCAACTGGTTGGAGTGCTTCTTAAGTGGCAGCTACAATGCCGGCGCACGTTAGGCGATACGGCCAGTTCGGTGAGCACTCCCATCACGCCCACCAGAAAACGCATTTCTTTTGGCATTCAGGCCATCATGTCCAAGCTGCACATATCTGGGGAGTCGGAGGGACCCGATGACCAGACTGCCCAAGAGTCCACCGAATGCCAGAGGTGTCCGATCAACGTCAATCTGCTGTGTGGAGCGGCGAGGGAAACGGCCTTGCTTGCGGCGGTTCGGGGCGGCCATCTCGACGTGGTTCAATCTCTGCTGCAGCACGGAGCGAATCCGAATATTGTGGCCAAGCCAGTTGAAGATCACAACGATCCAAAGTGTTGCGAGGAAATCTACGGACTGAGCAATGTACCCATTGCAGAGGCCTGCAAACAAAGGTCGTTGGCCATGTTGGATCTCTTGCTCAAACATGGGGCCCGCGACGACAATGGCTCGGCCATAGGAATGGCTATAACCGCCGGCGACGAGGCCATCCTGAGCCGCCTCTTGGCACGCCGCGTCCATCCAGACTCTGACTACAAGATTAACAAGAAGGGCCTTCCCACACCCGTGGAGGTGAACGTATTTTTGCCGTCCACCAGCAACATATCCTACAGCGCCATGTTTCCCAACGTACCCACCATCATCGACTGGCACAGCATGGGCTCCAGTGTGCAGCTGTCTGTGGTTAGAGTTCCCTGGATGGTCAGTGGAGTGTTGCTGCTGAATCCCAAGCTGCAGTCGCATCCCCGACTTAACGAGGTTGCTCTGACCGCCATCACGAGAATTGACTTTTCGCACAATGTTCTCACGGCAGTTCCGCAGGAGTTGTTTCATCTGGTTAGTCTAAA ataTCTGAATGTGGCCCAAAACAAGATCATAGAACTGCCTGCGCCGCTGGGTAAATCTTATGGTTGCCCGGTTCTGGATGAGCTCTTTCTGCAGGACAACCAGTTGACAACCCTGCCGGCCGCCATCTTTAACCTTCCCGCCCTATCTATTCTGGATGTATCGAATAACAAGCTGCAACAGCTTCCTTTCGACTTGTGGCGTGCGCCCAAGCTCCGCGAACTGAATGTGGCCTTCAACCTTTTGCGAGATCTTCCTGTGCCTCCTATGCAAACGAGCAGCTCGCTCCTCAGCCTGGACAAACTGCAGTTGCAGCCCTTCGAGGAGCCGCAGTCAAACAAACCGCGAAATATGACGCAGCAGCCGCTAACCCATCGCAATCTCTGGTCGTCTTCTTTGGACATAACAGACAATGACATGAAGTGGCAGAATGAGCTGGATTTCAGCGATGGGAAGACACCTGGTGTGGGGTCCTCCCAGCTGAGTAGCCTGAATATagcaaataatttgtttaccaGTATTCCCGCTGCTCTGCCCTGCCTGGCGGTCAATTTAACACGGCTAAATATGTCCTACAACAGTCTGCGTTCCATGGGACATGTTACAAGCTACCCGGCCACACTAAAGCAGTTGGATCTGAGCCACAATGAGATCTCTTGCTGGCCAAGTTTGCCACGGATAACCGAATCGGATCCGCACCTATTATGTTACAGTTGTGTGCAGCTGCCGGAAGGTAGAGAGGAGGAACAAGCTTACAAAACCAACTCTTCAAAAGGCAGCAGCTCCTCCGCGACATCCTTTCGTGCCTCTGTGTTGAAGAGCGTTTGCCGGCACAGGCGTCATCTGCGCCTGGAGGCGCTACGCACTTTGATTCTGGCGGACAACCTACTTACCCGCATCCAGCTGTCAACTGACGACGCCACAACGCTGTTCAACGAAAGCGAGGACGCCGACTGGAGTGTGGTAGGCGTGAACCGGTCGAAGGTGATATTCCCTAATCTGTCCATGCTGGATATGACCAACAACTGCCTAAAGGAGATTCCCGCCTCGTTGCACGAATTAAGCAGTCTGTCAGTGTTGAATATAAGTGGCAATGTTAATATCACTGAGCTACCGCCGCATTTGGGTCTCCTTTCGCGGCTTTGGAATCTCAACACGCGCGGTTGCCTTTTGCAGGAACCATTGCGTTCTATGATCGAGAGCAAGAAGCACAAGACGATGGACATCGTTGGATATCTTAAGTCTATCTATGAAGATGCTCAGCCTTATGCGCGTATGAAACTCATGGTGGTGGGAGTGGCTGGAATCGGAAAGAGCACCTTGCTCGACTTGTTGCGTCAGGGAGCGGGCTCGGGCTCTAGTTCAAGTTCTCACCGATCTCGAGCCAGCGAAAATCATTGGGCCAAGCGGATGGGTCACGCACGCAGCACATCTAGAAGTCACCGTCACTCATCCGCCTCTAGTGCAAACATTTCCACGGTAGGCGTGGACATCGGCACCTGGATTTGTGAGAAACGGAAGCGAGCACCCGGCTCCCATGGCCCAGTGGTGTTCCGCACATGGGATTTTGGCGGCCAGAAGGAGTACTATGCCACCCACCAGTACTTCTTGTCAAAGCGGAGTCTGTACTTGGTGCTGTGGCGTATCAGCGACGGTCACAAGGGTCTGGCGGAGTTGCTGCAGTGGCTGGGAAACATACAAGCGAGAGCTCCAAACTCTCCCGTAATTATTGTAGGCACACACTTCGATGCAGTCGGGGAATCTATTTCTCCTCAGAAGGCagagcaactgcagcaactGATCCGTGAAAAGTTTATCGCTATTCCTGATGCAGAAAAAATCGGGCTGCCGCGAGTGATTGACTCCATTGAAATAAGTTGTCG AACCTTGCACAATATCCATTTATTGGCTAACATTATATACGACACCGCCATGCAACTGCGATCGCCCGGATCCAAGGAGCCGATGCTGCTGCAGAAGATCCCCGCCAGCTACATTGCCCTGGAGGATATTGTAAATGTAATTGCTTGCAATTTGCGCGCGGCTGGTCGAGATCCCGTCCTAGATGGTGAGCAATACAGACGCTTGGTCACCGAACAGATGCGGCTGCATAACTACAAGAGCTTTCGGGATGCCGCTGAGCTGCAGCAGGCCACCACCTGGTGCCACGAAAATGGAGTACTGCTGCACTACGACGATGCCACACTCAGGGATTACTACTTCCTCGATCCGCAATGGCTGTGCGACATGCTGGCCCATGTGGTCACCGTGCGGGAGATCAATCCGTTTGCTCCCACGGGCGTGATGAAGTTGGACGATCTTCAGCTGCTGTTTCGTAGTGCGCAAGTTCAAGGAAATGGAAACCGGAG ttaCATTGTCAGCTTGTTGAACAAGTTCGAGGTGGCATTAACGTGGGACTCGAGAACGCTACTTATTCCCTCATTGTTGCCACTGCAAGAGGCAGCTACACCCAATTCTGGCAGCACAGTGAAGCTCTCGCAGCGTTCCCGCGGTCGTAGTTTGGGGTGCTCTGTCTCGCAAGAAGTCAATCTTAATAATCTGATATATGAGCACAGGCCTGCGCTTACTTCACCATCATCTTCAGCTGCTGCTAGCCAGGGACTGCGGCGCATTCTTTTGATGACTTACTTTCCCTCCGGTTTCTGGTCGAGATTAATTACACGTATTCTGGCTGATGAACAGATAATTGAGGCAATTCGAGGTTCGTATGTGGCTGCTCAAGAT TATGTGGATTTCGATTTGCGCACTTCGCTGGAGCAGGATACCCAGTGGAACCTGTGGCAGACCGGCCTGGCACTGTACTATGGACCTATCCTGATATTCAAGATCTGGGAAGTGCCCTTTCAAAACACTGAGCGAACGCAACCTTTCCGCACAAATAGCAATCGCTTTAAGCTGAAATTGGATGGTATCTGGAGCGATGTGAATTTGAGCTCCTCCAGCATTCTGGAAGTTTACTTTCCTCTTCATGATGTCAACATTTCCCAGGAGGTAGATAATCGGGAACGTCAGATGCTGGCCGAGCTGCAGCCGCACATGTCCCAGGTGGCCAAGCTGTTGGCCCTGACTGTGGATCATATTGATTTGCTTTTAGAAGACTGGTATCCCTCGCTGGGAACGCGGTTTGTGCACACTTCGGAGGGTCGGTTCCTAATCACTCGATTGGTGTTGTGTCCGCGCTGTCTTTGGAAGCTGCAGTTGCAGCACAGCAATGACCCTGCGGACCGGGATCTACCTGCCATGGGATGCAATAGGCCAAGTCGCAGTAGCAAACGCGGAGCCGGAGCATACTTTCTGCACGGTGTTGGTGACCCCGGTGAGGATGGTGCTTTAAACGTATTCTCAGCATATCTTAACGCCACAGCAAGGAGGGAGCGTCGATCGGAGGACTCTTTAAACGCTGGCTCGGATGCAGATTCGGGCGTGGGTCCTGATTCCGCTGGTTCTTCACGCAACACTTCGGTGGACGGTCATCCTGGCTATCACCTACCCGATAACTCAAATGTTTGTTTCGCCTGGATGATCGAGGAGTGCATTTTGTCTGTTTACAATCAAAGCAAGATCAGCTGTCCTGTCCACCTTGAACAGTCGATGGCTCAGCTAGCTCCGGATGTGATATTTGCCGATATACCCGATAAGCACACTATCCCAAGCGAGTGCATCATTAAGGGCTCGCTGCTTGGTCGAGGAGCTTTCGGATTTGTCTTCAAAGCTAACTGCAAGGTTAGAGGCgccagatcttttaaaccggtGGCCATGAAAATGCTCCAGCCTGTGCCTCCAGGAGCTCGGGCCAAGGAg AGCGCTTTAATGGCCTTCAAGGTGGCCGTGGGCAAGTGGGACCGTGATCCTTTGCAACATTCCTGCAAGGCTTACTGCACTGCTCGTCAAGAATTGGCAGTACTTCTAACCCTCAAGCATCCTAACATTGTGCCCTTGGTGGGAATTTGCATTAAACCATTAGCTCTGGTTCTGGAACTAGCTCCGTTGGGTGGTTTGGACGCTTTGCTGCGACAGTACCGACGCAGTGGAGCCCACATGGGTCCGCATACGTTTCAGACCCTTGTACTGCAGGCGGCTCGGGCGATAGAGTATCTGCATCGCAGAAGAATCATCTACCGCGATCTGAAGTCGGAAAATGTTCTGGTTTGGGAACTCCCACAACCTCACACCGAGGACAGCCCACGAAACCATGTGCATATTAAGATTGCCGATTATGGAATCAGCAGGCAGACAGCTCCCAGCGGAGCAAAGGGATTTGGGGGCACCGAGGGCTTCATGGCTCCCGAGATTATACGCTACAATGGCGAGGAGGAATATACTGAGAAG GTGGACTGTTTCTCGTTTGGCATGTTTATATACGAGAATATCAGTTTGCGACAACCTTTTGAGGGTCACGAATCCATTAAGGAGTGCATCTTGGAAGGTAGTCGGCCTGCTCTGACGCAGAGGGAAACCCAGTTCCCAACCTGTTGTTTGGATCTCATGGTCCTGTGTTGGCACGAACAGCCGCGGCGCAGACCGACTGCAAGTCAGATTGTTTCCATACTCAGTGCGCCGGAGTGCATCCATCTGCTGGACGTGGTTGCCATGCCTCACAGCGAGAAGATTGTATGTGGAGTGTTCCAGTCGCTGGTCGGCGCCGGCGATGAGGAACTTTGCGGCTTAGAGTTGTGGCTTCCCTCCTTCGGCTCCCGCATAGACATTCTGGACTGCACACCTTCTGGCAGCCTGCTGCAGTGCAACAGTATCAGTTGCTCTCCGCAGCCACAGGTTGCCCCGCCCAAGACTCCCGAAAACGGCGCCCACTCTCGTGCTCGTTCAGCCCAACGCTTGCCCAAAATGAACATGCTGTGCTGCTGTCTGGTGGGCGACGCCATCTGGATGGGCGACGTTTCCGGCAATCTGCATGCTTACAGCACGTCTAGCTACGCTCACTTGTTTTCCTACATGCTCGATCCGGCCATTAAGTCCGCTGTGATCAGTCTGGTCTACATGGAGCGTATAGCTCGCGTGGCAGTGGGTACACATAATGGCCGGGTGTTCCTGGTGGACGCCACTCAAGTTCCAAGCAACTGCGCCTTTGCCGAGGGTTCCTTTGTGCTCACGGAGATCTGCTCTGGATTTGTATTGCACGCTGCCTGTTCAGTTTTTGTGGATGG GAACTACGAATTGTGGTGCGGTGAAATAGCCGGAAAGATAAATGTATTTCCGTTGAACGAGACCGGAGTGTCCGGCCACCAGGCTTTATGCCACAGTGAGGAGCCTAATCTGATCGAGGATGTCAAAGTGGCCCGCAtgtgcagcaacaacagtcACGTCTTCAGTTGCCTGTATCCCGGATGCATGGTGTACCAATGGGGTGTGGTGTCGAAACGCATTGAGAACAAGCTGGACTGCTCGAAGCTGCTGCCCTGCTCCGAATCCCTGCAAAGCATCGCAATTGATGAGCATGTGAACCTGATAAAGTGTCAGATTTCGGCACTGGCAGCTCACAATACGGAGCTGTATATCGGAACCACCTGGGGTTGCTTAATCGTTGCTGAGTTACACACCCTGCGACCCATTAGTGTTTTCAGACCCTACGAAAATGAG ATTAAATCTATAATAACGCTTTCTAATGACAAGGTGCCCCTGATCGCCACGATCGGTAGACGGTATCGATCTCTGATCTCACGCTACGTCGATTCCGCGGAAGCATCCAGCACATGCTCCGCCGTCAGTACACCCACACATGGTGCAGCCAAATTAGTTCCACCCGCGGATGTGGATAATCACATCCACTGCCTGCTGTGGCGCGCCAAGCACTGGACCTAA